The following coding sequences lie in one Halorarum halophilum genomic window:
- a CDS encoding SOS response-associated peptidase, producing the protein MCGRFSLSVPSEDLEARFEATPPADFRPRYNCAPGQALPVVPNDEQGRMRRMTWGFTPSWADESFDLINARAETVREKRTFADAYESRRCLVPADGFYEWTEVGGAKQPYRVAFDDDRAFAMAGLYETWEPSERQSGLGEFGGASGTTSGGDGAENGGPEGDEAERIEVFTVITTRPNDLVSELHDRMAVVLDPDDESAWLSGGLDHESLLTPYPDRDLRAYPVSTRVNSPANDDPSLVEPVELGT; encoded by the coding sequence ATGTGCGGCCGCTTCTCGCTGTCCGTGCCATCCGAAGACCTCGAAGCGCGCTTCGAGGCGACGCCGCCCGCGGACTTCCGGCCACGGTACAACTGCGCGCCCGGTCAGGCCCTCCCGGTCGTCCCGAACGACGAGCAGGGCCGGATGCGGCGCATGACCTGGGGGTTCACGCCGTCGTGGGCGGACGAGTCGTTCGACCTCATCAACGCGAGGGCGGAGACCGTCCGCGAGAAGCGGACGTTCGCCGACGCGTACGAGTCGAGGCGGTGTCTCGTTCCGGCGGACGGCTTCTACGAGTGGACGGAGGTGGGCGGTGCCAAACAGCCGTACAGGGTCGCGTTCGACGACGACCGCGCCTTCGCGATGGCCGGGCTGTACGAGACGTGGGAGCCGTCGGAACGCCAGTCGGGGCTGGGTGAGTTCGGAGGGGCGTCCGGAACCACCAGCGGGGGCGACGGAGCCGAGAACGGCGGTCCGGAGGGCGACGAGGCGGAGCGGATCGAGGTGTTCACGGTGATCACCACCCGGCCGAACGACCTCGTGTCGGAACTCCACGACAGGATGGCGGTCGTGCTCGATCCGGACGACGAGTCGGCCTGGCTGTCGGGGGGTCTCGATCACGAATCGTTGCTCACCCCGTACCCCGACCGCGACCTCCGTGCGTACCCGGTGTCGACCCGGGTGAACTCGCCCGCCAACGACGACCCGTCGCTCGTCGAACCGGTCGAGCTCGGTACCTGA
- a CDS encoding ABC transporter ATP-binding protein encodes MDRTGEDPLLAVEDLQTVFHTDKETIRAVDGVSFDVHPGETVGIVGESGSGKSVTARSILGLIEEPGVVEAGSIRFRGDELTGGNWDAHRGDLAIVFQDPINSMNPVYTVGNQIREALRIHQDLRGTAAREEAVRLLEAVGIPDAPRRVDEYPHQFSGGMRQRAVIAMALACDPDLLVCDEPTTALDVTIQAQILDLLEELQAEEDLAILFITHDMGVIEETTDRVNVMYAGEIVETAPIDRLFESPKHPYTRGLLASIPGRTARDERLPTIEGEVPTPTEEATACRFADRCAESFDACERVHPGHVTVGPDHSAACLLHEQEYEPELGDDGDGPGGAR; translated from the coding sequence ATCGATCGGACCGGCGAGGACCCACTTCTCGCTGTCGAGGACCTACAAACGGTGTTCCACACCGACAAGGAGACGATCCGTGCCGTCGACGGCGTCAGCTTCGACGTCCACCCCGGCGAGACCGTGGGTATCGTCGGCGAGTCCGGCTCCGGCAAGTCGGTCACGGCCCGCTCCATCCTCGGGCTCATCGAGGAACCGGGCGTCGTCGAGGCCGGCTCGATCCGCTTCCGCGGCGACGAACTCACCGGCGGCAACTGGGACGCCCACCGCGGCGACCTCGCCATCGTGTTCCAGGACCCCATCAACTCGATGAACCCGGTGTACACCGTCGGGAACCAGATCCGCGAGGCGCTGCGCATCCACCAGGACCTCCGCGGAACCGCGGCACGCGAGGAGGCCGTCCGCCTGCTGGAGGCGGTCGGGATCCCCGACGCGCCGCGGCGCGTCGACGAGTACCCCCACCAGTTCTCCGGCGGGATGCGCCAGCGCGCCGTCATCGCGATGGCGCTCGCCTGCGACCCCGATCTCCTGGTGTGCGACGAGCCGACCACGGCGCTCGACGTCACCATCCAGGCGCAGATCCTCGACCTGCTGGAGGAACTCCAGGCCGAGGAGGACCTCGCGATCCTCTTCATCACCCACGACATGGGCGTCATCGAGGAGACGACCGACCGCGTCAACGTGATGTACGCCGGCGAGATCGTCGAGACCGCGCCGATCGACCGGCTGTTCGAGTCGCCGAAACACCCGTACACCCGTGGGCTGCTCGCGTCCATCCCCGGCCGGACCGCGCGGGACGAGAGGCTCCCGACCATCGAGGGCGAGGTCCCGACGCCGACCGAGGAGGCGACCGCGTGCCGGTTCGCCGACCGCTGTGCCGAGTCGTTCGACGCCTGCGAACGCGTCCACCCCGGACACGTGACGGTGGGACCGGACCACTCGGCGGCCTGCCTGCTCCACGAGCAGGAGTACGAGCCGGAACTCGGGGACGACGGTGACGGACCTGGGGGTGCCAGATGA
- a CDS encoding redox-regulated ATPase YchF, producing MLSVALAGKPNAGKSTFYKAATMADVDVGNYPFTTIDPNRGVTHVRTECPCLDREERCGNENCSDGKRYVPVELLDVAGLVPGAHEGRGLGNQFLDALTDADVILQVVDAAGATNAEGEPVEVGEYDPVDEVDFVEEEMDQWLAGIVERNWESVERKSRSPDFDIDEALTDLLTGFGATERDVTEVLRDIDYPEDPIQWTDEHRDRLARDLRARTKPIVLVANKADIAPEGNVERLRETDKPVIPATADGELALRKAAEAGVVDYDPGDADFEVVGEVSDAQAEGLERIREVMAEFGGTGVQTALDRAVYNLLDRITAFPVQNETRWTDARGNVLPDAFLLPRGSGPRDLAYAVHTDIGEGYLHAVNARTDRRIGEDYELEEGDVIKVVSTAS from the coding sequence ATGCTTTCGGTCGCGCTCGCGGGCAAGCCGAACGCCGGCAAGTCCACCTTCTACAAGGCCGCCACGATGGCCGACGTGGACGTGGGCAACTACCCGTTCACCACCATCGACCCGAACCGGGGCGTGACCCACGTCCGGACCGAGTGCCCCTGCCTCGACCGCGAGGAACGCTGCGGCAACGAGAACTGCAGCGACGGCAAGCGGTACGTGCCGGTCGAACTGCTCGACGTCGCGGGACTGGTCCCCGGCGCCCACGAGGGGCGTGGGCTAGGCAACCAGTTCCTCGACGCGCTCACCGACGCCGACGTCATACTCCAGGTGGTCGACGCCGCCGGGGCGACGAACGCCGAGGGCGAACCGGTCGAGGTCGGCGAGTACGACCCCGTCGACGAGGTCGACTTCGTCGAGGAGGAGATGGACCAGTGGCTCGCGGGCATCGTCGAGCGCAACTGGGAGTCCGTCGAGCGGAAGTCCCGGTCGCCCGACTTCGACATCGACGAGGCGCTGACGGACCTGCTGACCGGCTTCGGCGCGACGGAACGCGACGTGACCGAGGTCCTGCGCGACATCGACTACCCGGAGGACCCCATCCAGTGGACCGACGAGCACCGCGACCGCCTCGCCCGCGACCTGCGCGCCCGCACGAAGCCAATCGTGCTCGTCGCGAACAAGGCGGACATCGCCCCCGAGGGGAACGTCGAACGCCTCCGCGAGACCGACAAGCCCGTCATCCCGGCCACCGCCGACGGCGAACTCGCGCTGCGGAAGGCGGCCGAGGCGGGCGTCGTCGACTACGACCCCGGCGACGCGGACTTTGAGGTGGTGGGCGAGGTGAGCGACGCCCAGGCGGAGGGGCTCGAACGCATCCGCGAGGTGATGGCCGAGTTCGGCGGCACCGGCGTCCAGACCGCCCTGGACAGGGCGGTGTACAACCTGCTCGATCGGATCACGGCGTTCCCCGTCCAGAACGAGACGCGCTGGACCGACGCCCGCGGGAACGTCCTCCCGGACGCGTTCCTCCTCCCGCGCGGGAGCGGCCCTCGCGACCTCGCGTACGCGGTCCACACCGACATCGGGGAGGGCTACCTCCACGCGGTGAACGCCCGGACGGACCGGCGCATCGGCGAGGACTACGAGCTCGAGGAGGGCGACGTAATCAAGGTGGTAAGCACCGCGAGCTGA
- a CDS encoding ABC transporter permease, with product MSVPTDTGTTLRDRVRDDPRPALVWIAGAAFLLALEAGAAFHFAATLLADAVAALPVTAGPGFAGTLSEHAAGIPTLLSRDVVPNGGYWNGSGYVGTFLGLSPVMSWLLRVALVYLYSFALLGWAWVGYVWFRRHYRVADWTPRDDVVNRLRGHKWGIFGLVVVFMFVVLAAFAPALGPSTVQQNLQNPYDHTIQYWNAETDSVEEVNVGVANSNARSVGTDNNVGVWSYDDYGRFHPFGTLPSGKDLFTFLAAGARISLVIGVLSVGLSALFATTFALLSAYYKDKVDLSLVLVSDSVSALPQLLLLIMLTVVLADTWIGNLYSGAFVLALIFAGTTWPYMWRSLRGPALQVSEAEWVDAAKSFGQTPGRIMRKHMFPYIVGYLLIYGSMTLGGAIISIAGLSFLGLGVNPPTPEWGRAVNAGQAYVGGPSWHISLIPGVLITLVVTGFNALGDGIRDAIDPESDSATDGAAGRGGGA from the coding sequence ATGTCGGTACCGACCGACACCGGGACGACGCTCCGTGACCGGGTTCGGGACGACCCCCGACCGGCGCTCGTCTGGATCGCGGGCGCGGCGTTCCTGCTCGCGCTCGAGGCCGGGGCGGCGTTCCACTTCGCCGCGACGCTGCTCGCCGACGCGGTCGCCGCGCTCCCCGTCACCGCGGGCCCCGGGTTCGCGGGCACGCTCTCGGAACACGCCGCGGGGATCCCGACCCTGCTCTCGCGGGACGTCGTCCCCAACGGCGGCTACTGGAACGGCAGCGGGTACGTGGGCACCTTCCTGGGCCTCTCGCCCGTGATGTCGTGGCTCCTCCGGGTGGCCCTCGTCTACCTCTACTCGTTCGCGCTGCTCGGCTGGGCGTGGGTCGGGTACGTCTGGTTCCGGCGCCACTACCGCGTCGCCGACTGGACGCCCCGTGACGACGTCGTGAACCGCCTGCGCGGCCACAAGTGGGGCATCTTCGGGCTCGTCGTCGTGTTCATGTTCGTCGTGCTGGCCGCGTTCGCGCCGGCGCTCGGCCCGTCGACGGTCCAGCAGAACCTCCAGAACCCCTACGACCACACGATCCAGTACTGGAACGCCGAGACGGACAGCGTCGAGGAGGTGAACGTCGGCGTCGCGAACAGCAACGCCCGGTCGGTCGGGACCGACAACAACGTCGGGGTTTGGAGCTACGACGACTACGGCCGCTTCCACCCGTTCGGAACGCTCCCGTCGGGGAAGGACCTCTTCACGTTCCTCGCGGCCGGCGCCCGGATCTCGCTCGTCATCGGGGTGCTCTCGGTCGGCCTCAGCGCGCTGTTCGCGACGACGTTCGCGCTGCTGTCGGCCTACTACAAGGACAAGGTCGACCTCTCGCTCGTGCTCGTCTCGGACTCGGTCAGCGCGCTCCCGCAACTGCTGTTGCTCATCATGCTCACGGTCGTCCTCGCGGACACGTGGATCGGCAACCTGTACAGCGGCGCGTTCGTCCTCGCGCTCATCTTCGCCGGGACGACCTGGCCGTACATGTGGCGCTCCCTCCGCGGGCCCGCGTTGCAGGTGTCGGAGGCGGAGTGGGTCGACGCCGCGAAGTCGTTCGGCCAGACCCCGGGACGGATCATGCGAAAGCACATGTTCCCGTACATCGTCGGCTACCTGCTCATCTACGGCTCGATGACGCTCGGCGGCGCCATCATCTCCATAGCCGGCCTCTCGTTTCTCGGACTCGGCGTCAACCCGCCGACGCCGGAGTGGGGACGGGCGGTCAACGCCGGGCAGGCGTACGTCGGCGGGCCGTCCTGGCACATCTCGCTCATCCCAGGCGTGCTCATCACGCTGGTCGTCACCGGCTTCAACGCCCTCGGCGACGGCATCCGGGACGCCATCGACCCCGAGTCGGACAGCGCGACAGACGGGGCTGCCGGTCGCGGGGGTGGTGCGTAG
- a CDS encoding ABC transporter ATP-binding protein, producing MSRSDEPGTNEEPGRSGANPASTDDVETVVEVRDLKKHYEDEGFLTGDPVRAVDGVSFDVYEGETLGLVGESGCGKTTLGRTILGLESVTAGSVSADGRDVASLSGTELREWQRDAQMVFQDPDSSLNDRMTVGEIIREPLDAHDWRGRPERRERVFDLIERVGLNEEHYYRYPHQFSGGQRQRVGIARALALEPEFIVLDEPVSALDVSVQARIINLLEELQEELGLTYLFIAHDLSVVRHIADRVAVMYLGNVVELGRTEEVYADPAHPYTISLLSAIPGSIAETDRERVVLRGAPPSPRDPPRGCPFVTRCPAKVRPDEFADLPEGTWNALDALHSVLRERSGSGTGLTERLKRSLGLSVGDGDIDEIVDDLFAGVTLTDDADAAVEDALEFAREGEDAEAVAALRDTFGSVCNREHPHPHVVDDSGRTSRCVRHEEGYDSPAEVVDRRLSRPRD from the coding sequence ATGAGCCGCTCCGACGAACCCGGGACGAACGAGGAGCCGGGCCGGAGCGGGGCGAACCCGGCATCGACGGACGACGTGGAGACGGTGGTGGAGGTCCGCGACCTGAAGAAGCACTACGAGGACGAGGGCTTCCTCACGGGCGACCCCGTGCGGGCCGTCGACGGCGTCTCCTTCGACGTGTACGAGGGCGAGACGCTCGGGCTCGTCGGCGAGTCCGGCTGCGGGAAGACCACGCTCGGGCGGACCATCCTCGGGCTGGAGAGCGTGACCGCGGGCTCGGTCAGCGCGGACGGCCGGGACGTCGCGAGCCTCTCCGGGACCGAGCTCCGCGAGTGGCAGCGGGACGCCCAGATGGTGTTCCAGGACCCCGACTCCAGCCTCAACGACCGGATGACCGTCGGGGAGATCATCCGCGAACCGCTCGACGCTCACGACTGGAGGGGGCGACCCGAGCGCCGCGAGCGCGTGTTCGATCTCATCGAGCGGGTCGGCCTCAACGAGGAGCACTACTACCGGTACCCCCACCAGTTCTCGGGGGGACAGCGCCAGCGCGTCGGCATCGCCCGCGCGCTCGCGCTCGAACCGGAGTTCATCGTCCTCGACGAGCCGGTGTCCGCACTGGATGTGAGCGTACAGGCGCGCATCATCAACCTCCTCGAGGAACTCCAGGAGGAACTGGGGCTGACGTACCTGTTCATCGCTCACGACCTCTCCGTCGTCCGGCACATCGCCGACCGGGTCGCCGTGATGTACCTGGGGAACGTCGTCGAACTCGGCAGGACGGAGGAGGTGTACGCCGACCCCGCCCACCCGTACACGATCTCGTTGCTCTCGGCCATCCCCGGGAGCATCGCCGAAACCGACCGCGAGCGGGTCGTCCTCCGAGGGGCCCCGCCGTCGCCACGCGACCCGCCGCGGGGCTGTCCGTTCGTCACTCGCTGTCCGGCGAAGGTTCGACCCGACGAGTTCGCGGACCTGCCGGAGGGGACCTGGAACGCGCTCGACGCGCTCCACTCCGTCCTCCGCGAGCGGTCGGGGAGCGGGACCGGCCTGACGGAACGGTTGAAACGGAGCCTCGGCCTCTCGGTCGGCGACGGTGACATCGACGAGATCGTCGACGACCTGTTCGCGGGCGTGACGCTGACCGACGACGCCGACGCGGCGGTCGAGGACGCCCTCGAGTTCGCCCGTGAGGGCGAGGACGCCGAGGCCGTGGCCGCGCTCCGCGACACGTTCGGCTCGGTCTGCAACAGGGAGCATCCCCACCCGCACGTCGTCGACGACTCCGGACGAACCAGCAGGTGTGTTCGCCACGAGGAGGGGTACGACAGCCCCGCGGAGGTCGTCGACCGGAGGCTCTCGCGCCCCCGTGATTGA
- a CDS encoding DUF5805 domain-containing protein: MSDPDTDRTEVRVKLPRYQKEEWADDADDLDMSQAEFVRTMVQAGRSDLGLEADTAPQATASAEPTSEGVDPRGGGLEERILRVLRQEEAMSWDDLLEEVVGDLEDRLDETMGELQQSGRVRFSGRDGGYVLTDE, from the coding sequence GTGAGCGATCCCGACACCGATCGGACGGAGGTGCGCGTGAAACTCCCCCGATACCAGAAGGAGGAGTGGGCCGACGACGCCGACGACCTGGACATGTCGCAGGCCGAGTTCGTCCGTACGATGGTCCAGGCGGGCCGCAGCGACCTCGGACTGGAAGCCGACACCGCGCCCCAGGCGACCGCCAGCGCGGAACCCACTTCCGAAGGCGTTGACCCCCGGGGTGGCGGCCTCGAAGAGCGGATCCTCCGGGTTCTTCGGCAGGAGGAGGCCATGTCGTGGGACGACCTACTCGAGGAGGTGGTCGGCGACCTCGAGGACCGACTCGACGAGACGATGGGCGAGTTGCAGCAGTCGGGACGCGTGAGGTTCAGCGGCCGCGACGGGGGGTACGTGTTGACCGATGAGTAG
- a CDS encoding tyrosine-type recombinase/integrase, with amino-acid sequence MSSADDSDVDDPADSVGYFLQDMEFHGKSDRTRREYGRVLRRFESFLSGGGPSGSVGIEPGDASHRDCMAFVHDLRRDPDLADSTVATYAAYLHRFYAYMTQVGTFDANPMALVMEELDERIDTDPTRREISVPRMRAFVAEIDHPLERALVVTLLKTGMRVGELCNLDLRDLSLSRDLDGFDVGGRAQLDGRPDSLYVASEPTVGEVYNGEERTASNKRKRGTVVPVDDELERTLLRWLAVRPDPVSPAEPLFVGTASGWGERLTPEQVQRVVRDHATAMGWYESGAGAAENVTPHYFRHFFTTHLRDRTGERGVVKYLRGDVAKDIIDTYTHNWGDNVRETYERHIYSLLDLPPR; translated from the coding sequence ATGAGTAGCGCCGACGACTCCGACGTCGACGACCCCGCCGATTCGGTCGGGTACTTCCTCCAGGACATGGAGTTCCACGGCAAGAGCGACCGGACGCGACGGGAGTACGGCCGCGTCCTCCGGCGGTTCGAGTCCTTCCTCTCGGGCGGCGGGCCGTCCGGGTCCGTGGGGATCGAACCCGGCGACGCGTCCCACCGCGACTGCATGGCGTTCGTCCACGATCTTCGCCGTGACCCCGACCTCGCCGACTCGACGGTCGCGACGTACGCGGCGTACCTCCACCGCTTCTACGCGTACATGACGCAGGTCGGGACCTTCGACGCGAACCCGATGGCGCTCGTGATGGAGGAACTCGACGAACGAATCGACACCGACCCGACCCGCCGGGAGATCTCGGTCCCCCGGATGCGGGCGTTCGTGGCAGAGATCGATCACCCTCTGGAGCGGGCACTGGTGGTGACGCTCCTGAAAACCGGGATGCGGGTGGGGGAGCTGTGCAACCTCGACCTCCGGGACCTCTCGCTCTCCCGCGACCTCGACGGATTCGACGTCGGAGGGAGGGCACAGCTCGACGGCCGCCCGGACTCGCTGTACGTCGCGTCCGAACCGACCGTCGGTGAGGTGTATAACGGCGAGGAGCGTACCGCCTCGAACAAGCGCAAGCGCGGCACCGTCGTCCCCGTCGATGACGAACTCGAACGGACGCTCCTCCGGTGGCTCGCCGTCCGGCCGGACCCGGTCTCACCCGCCGAACCGCTGTTCGTCGGAACCGCGAGCGGATGGGGCGAACGGCTCACCCCCGAACAGGTCCAACGCGTCGTCCGCGACCACGCGACCGCCATGGGCTGGTACGAGTCGGGCGCCGGGGCCGCAGAGAACGTCACGCCCCACTACTTCCGACACTTCTTCACGACACACCTCCGGGACCGGACCGGGGAGCGCGGCGTCGTGAAGTACCTCCGCGGCGACGTCGCGAAGGACATCATCGACACCTACACGCACAACTGGGGCGACAACGTCCGCGAGACGTACGAGCGACACATCTACTCGCTTCTCGACTTACCGCCGAGGTGA
- a CDS encoding ribonuclease H-like domain-containing protein: MRIENSFIPVKGVGEATERRLWESGVTEWGEFSGGTVRGVGATTAGRIESFIDEATERLDDGDASYFDAAFPSGERWRLYENFRESACFFDIETTGLSQHRDRVTTVSFHTADETTTLVRGQDLTDEAIREQLDAADLLVSFNGKRFDAPFLEASFDLTVDTPHLDLMYPCKRLDLTGGLKPIEREIGIARDGPELTGRDAVRLWYEYEDGDEGALETLISYNRDDTVNLRTLADEIADRLHRDTFPDADE, from the coding sequence ATGCGAATCGAGAACAGTTTCATACCGGTGAAGGGTGTCGGCGAGGCGACCGAGCGGCGACTGTGGGAGAGCGGCGTCACGGAGTGGGGCGAGTTCTCGGGCGGGACGGTTCGCGGCGTCGGCGCCACGACGGCCGGCCGCATCGAGTCGTTCATCGACGAGGCGACCGAGCGGCTCGACGACGGCGACGCGAGCTACTTCGACGCCGCCTTCCCGAGCGGCGAGCGGTGGCGGCTGTACGAGAACTTCCGGGAGTCGGCGTGCTTCTTCGACATCGAGACGACGGGCCTCTCCCAGCACCGCGACCGCGTGACGACGGTGTCGTTCCACACGGCGGACGAGACGACGACGCTCGTCCGAGGGCAGGACCTGACCGACGAGGCGATCCGCGAGCAACTGGACGCGGCCGACCTCCTCGTGTCGTTCAACGGCAAGCGGTTCGACGCGCCCTTCCTCGAGGCGTCCTTCGACCTGACGGTGGACACGCCGCACCTCGACCTCATGTACCCGTGTAAGCGACTGGACCTCACCGGCGGCCTCAAGCCCATCGAGCGGGAGATTGGCATCGCCCGCGATGGCCCCGAACTGACCGGTCGCGACGCCGTCCGCCTCTGGTACGAGTACGAGGACGGCGACGAGGGGGCGCTGGAGACGCTCATCTCGTACAACCGCGACGACACGGTGAACCTGCGGACGCTCGCCGACGAGATCGCCGACCGCCTCCACCGCGACACGTTCCCCGACGCCGACGAGTAG
- a CDS encoding ABC transporter permease, with product MSRWRYLAKRLLLSIPVLWLGTSMTWFIVFQGPVDPAANVLGSANPQNQELYQDAREQLGLDRPPLEHYVDWMTNLFTLDLGRTWLLYPGSNVNALIADFLPRTLWLGFWSVLIAVFVGVPLGFYAGLNSNTAADYVTSLSGIVWRAMPNFWLAVMLLSLLVSSEQWTELLFGTPLNWDALGVEIDAVTGNPRLGYMHGDPLALVTEPRNTLAAIKKILPAAIVLGSASMGNEMRIGRTAVLETRREKYIDLAKAKGVSRRALVWKHVLRNALVPLVPIITSEAFLLIGGSVLVEAVFGIQGIGWLFFKAAIQGDLPLVGTLMFVFIVMMLTINIAQDLLYTLIDPRVGYEEA from the coding sequence ATGAGTCGATGGAGATACCTGGCGAAACGACTGCTACTGTCCATCCCGGTCCTCTGGCTCGGGACCAGCATGACCTGGTTCATCGTCTTCCAGGGCCCGGTCGACCCAGCGGCCAACGTCCTCGGGAGCGCGAACCCGCAGAACCAGGAACTGTACCAGGACGCGCGCGAGCAGCTCGGCCTGGACAGACCGCCCCTGGAACACTACGTGGACTGGATGACCAACCTGTTCACGCTGGACCTCGGTCGCACCTGGCTGCTGTACCCCGGCTCGAACGTCAACGCCCTCATCGCGGACTTCCTCCCGCGGACGCTGTGGCTCGGGTTCTGGTCGGTGCTCATCGCGGTGTTCGTCGGCGTCCCGCTGGGGTTCTACGCGGGCCTGAACTCCAACACCGCCGCCGACTACGTCACCTCGCTCTCGGGCATCGTCTGGCGGGCCATGCCGAACTTCTGGCTCGCGGTCATGCTGCTCTCGCTCCTGGTCAGCTCCGAACAGTGGACCGAACTGCTGTTCGGCACGCCGCTCAACTGGGACGCCCTCGGCGTCGAGATCGACGCCGTCACCGGCAACCCCAGGCTCGGCTACATGCACGGTGACCCCCTCGCGCTCGTCACCGAGCCGCGCAACACCCTGGCGGCGATCAAGAAGATCCTCCCCGCGGCGATCGTCCTCGGCTCCGCGTCGATGGGCAACGAGATGCGCATCGGCCGGACCGCCGTGCTCGAGACCCGTCGCGAGAAGTACATCGACCTCGCGAAGGCGAAGGGAGTCTCCCGACGTGCACTCGTCTGGAAGCACGTCCTCCGGAACGCACTGGTGCCACTCGTCCCAATCATCACCAGCGAGGCGTTCCTGCTCATCGGCGGCTCCGTGCTCGTCGAGGCGGTCTTCGGCATCCAGGGGATCGGCTGGCTGTTCTTCAAGGCGGCCATCCAGGGGGACCTCCCGCTGGTCGGGACGCTCATGTTCGTCTTCATCGTCATGATGCTCACCATCAACATCGCACAGGACCTGCTGTACACGCTCATCGACCCCCGCGTCGGCTACGAGGAGGCCTGA
- a CDS encoding DUF5800 family protein translates to MTVLSFDETGVDVVYEGTEFRLEKSLVEEAIGKSYVDVTDHEVLKIVEEDPSLSGEPRRVGDIL, encoded by the coding sequence ATGACCGTGCTGTCGTTCGACGAGACCGGCGTCGACGTCGTCTACGAGGGGACCGAGTTCCGGCTGGAGAAGTCGCTCGTCGAGGAGGCCATCGGGAAGTCGTACGTTGACGTGACCGACCACGAGGTCCTCAAGATCGTCGAGGAGGACCCGTCGTTGTCTGGTGAGCCGCGCCGGGTCGGCGATATCCTGTAA
- a CDS encoding HpcH/HpaI aldolase family protein: protein MKRTTIAERLETGADVLGARTVTMSPSMVEVYGHLGLDFTWLDFEHCGGSPSDSDLLERYTRAADVADVDLLVRLPQGDPSLVRKVLDTGVRTLLVPQVERPGDIRPAIEASRFTYDGAPGTRGSGIGRDNVWTAEIPDDVDEVDSEIAVGCMIETRTAVENVEEILSVPGLGFVVIGPSDLSISYGHPFDRDHPEVRDAIDTVREACLDADVPVGGVTDDTDDARTKLDEGYRLLRVGDEVSSARTVLGERLDTLTD, encoded by the coding sequence GTGAAACGAACGACCATCGCCGAACGACTGGAGACCGGCGCCGACGTGCTCGGCGCGCGAACGGTGACGATGAGCCCGTCGATGGTCGAGGTGTACGGCCACCTCGGACTCGACTTCACGTGGCTCGACTTCGAGCACTGCGGCGGAAGCCCGTCGGACAGCGACCTCCTCGAGCGGTACACGCGCGCCGCCGACGTCGCCGACGTAGACCTCCTCGTCCGACTCCCCCAGGGGGACCCGTCGCTCGTCCGCAAGGTGCTGGACACGGGCGTCCGTACCCTGCTCGTCCCGCAGGTCGAACGTCCGGGGGACATCCGACCCGCGATCGAGGCCTCGAGGTTCACCTACGACGGCGCACCCGGGACGCGGGGGAGCGGCATCGGCCGGGACAACGTCTGGACCGCCGAGATTCCGGACGACGTCGACGAGGTGGATTCGGAGATCGCCGTCGGCTGCATGATCGAGACGCGCACGGCGGTCGAGAACGTCGAGGAGATACTCTCCGTGCCGGGACTGGGCTTCGTCGTAATCGGCCCGTCGGACCTCTCCATCTCATACGGCCACCCCTTCGACCGGGACCACCCCGAGGTTCGGGACGCGATAGACACCGTCCGGGAGGCGTGCCTCGACGCCGACGTCCCGGTCGGCGGCGTGACCGACGACACCGACGACGCCCGGACGAAACTGGACGAGGGATACCGGCTCCTCCGGGTCGGCGACGAGGTGTCCTCGGCCCGAACCGTCCTCGGCGAGCGACTCGATACGCTGACGGACTGA